The following coding sequences lie in one Silene latifolia isolate original U9 population chromosome 5, ASM4854445v1, whole genome shotgun sequence genomic window:
- the LOC141656410 gene encoding CBS domain-containing protein CBSX5-like — protein MAISLLNYAVSDLCLGKPALNSLPLSTATVADALSAIKSSQDNFISIWSCTHQLNHNHNINNNNNNNNNNNNNNNNNNINKNENGLLCKCVGKLSMVDIICFLCKEENLSSPSSALLSPVSAILPKDSDLVKHVDSSTSLVEAIDLILQGAQNLVVPIQTRSTKISRRKHGPSFHNGREYCWLTQEDVIQFILSRIGLFTPIPNLSVEELGIIREDILTVDYHAPATMALQAIARSLGEQTSVGVVDEDGSLVGELSPHTLCGCDETVAAAIMTLSSGDLMSYIDWGGPPEDIVKVMKEKLKEKKLEGLLEILADDYSSDALTSSSSDDESMSSSSSTSSSRSAKYNRSWSYSARMVRKAEAIVCHPKSSLIAVMIQAISHRVNYVWVMEDDYSVVGIVTFHDMLDVFRDHMESMFEDLGA, from the exons ATGGCAATTAGCTTGTTAAATTATGCAGTTTCTGACCTTTGCTTGGGTAAACCAGCACTAAATTCACTCCCACTTTCAACAGCAACTGTTGCTGATGCTCTTTCTGCAATTAAATCTTCTCAGGATAATTTTATTAGCATTTGGTCTTGCACACACCAAttaaatcataatcataatattaataataataataataataataataataataataataataataataataataatattaataagaatGAAAATGGGTTATTATGTAAATGTGTAGGGAAATTAAGTATGGTTGATATCATATGTTTTTTATGCAAAGAAGAGAATTTGAGTTCTCCTTCTTCTGCTCTTCTTTCCCCTGTTTCTGCCATTCTTCCTAAGGATTCTGACTTGGTCAAGCATGTTGATTCCTCCACTAG TTTGGTGGAAGCAATCGATTTGATTCTCCAAGGAGCACAAAATCTTGTGGTGCCAATACAAACGAGGTCTACCAAAATATCAAGACGAAAGCACGGTCCATCATTCCATAACGGCCGTGAATATTGTTGGTTGACGCAGGAAGACGTAATCCAATTTATTTTAAGTCGAATAGGTTTGTTTACCCCAATCCCGAACCTTTCTGTCGAAGAGCTTGGGATTATTCGGGAAGATATTCTTACGGTGGACTACCACGCCCCGGCGACAATGGCTCTACAAGCCATTGCTCGGTCATTAGGTGAACAAACCTCTGTTGGGGTGGTTGACGAAGACGGGTCCCTTGTTGGTGAACTTTCCCCTCACACCCtgtgtggatgtgatgagacGGTTGCGGCCGCAATCATGACTCTGTCCTCGGGAGACCTTATGTCGTATATCGACTGGGGCGGCCCTCCCGAGGACATTGTGAAAGTAATGAAGGAGAAATTGAAAGAAAAGAAGTTAGAAGGCTTGTTAGAAATTTTAGCCGATGACTACTCGTCCGATGCGCTTACATCATCCTCGTCTGATGACGAGTCAATGTCGTCATCCTCGTCTACTTCTTCAAGTAGATCGGCTAAGTATAACCGGTCGTGGAGTTACTCGGCTAGGATGGTGAGGAAGGCGGAGGCAATTGTATGTCATCCTAAAAGCTCACTTATCGCGGTTATGATCCAAGCTATTTCGCATAGGGTTAACTACGTTTGGGTCATGGAGGACGACTACTCGGTGGTGGGTATAGTCACTTTTCACGACATGCTCGATGTGTTTCGGGATCACATGGAGTCTATGTTCGAGGATCTCGGTGCTTAA